The following are encoded in a window of Raphanus sativus cultivar WK10039 unplaced genomic scaffold, ASM80110v3 Scaffold0123, whole genome shotgun sequence genomic DNA:
- the LOC130501209 gene encoding uncharacterized protein LOC130501209 gives MRFKPTSFHNPYFGHGRSLPRRGYDICDSPLARRREVNSEIENSDELIISNLPESETQDEKISVATTSAPPMSRLSVDEQSLRMAALALEKKKKKSAPKALLATESKPST, from the exons ATGAGATTTAAGCCTACCTCATTCCACAATCCTTATTTTGGTCATGGCCGTAGTCTCCCACGTCGTGGATATGACATCTGTGATTCTCCTTTAGCGAGACGGAGGGAGGTCAATTCTGAGATTGAAAATTCTGATGAGCTAATAATAAGCAACTTACCTGAATCTGAAACTCAG gATGAGAAGATCTCTGTGGCCACTACCTCCGCGCCACCTATGTCAAGGTTAAG CGTGGACGAGCAATCCCTCCGCATGGCTGCTTTGGCtttggaaaagaagaagaagaaatcagCACCTAAGGCATTGCTCGCTACGGAGAGCAAACCTAGCACCTAA